A window of Candidatus Polarisedimenticolia bacterium genomic DNA:
TTGATGGCCGTCCCGGTTGAAATCACCCGTTCCGAGCGCATCGAACGAGCTCGAATAGAACTGGAGCCCGGGGGATCGGAAGGTGCCGTCCCCGTTGGAAAAGTGAACGAAGAAGAAGTTCCCACTCCCCACGACCAGATCGAGCCGGCCGTCAGCGTCGAAATCAGCGGAGGCGATCGATGCAAGGATGCCCTTGAACGTCAGCAGGCGCCCCTGGTCGAGGTGGCCGTCAGCAGTCGCTGAAAGAATGAAGACGTTGTTCGAGACCAGGTTCGAAACCGCAAGGTCCGCATGCCCATCCAGGTTCCAGTCCGCCACGGCCAGGGAGATGGGGCCCCTTCCGGTTAGAATGGAGTCAAAGTCATCGAAGGAGCCGTCGCCTCGCCCGATGAACACTGTGCCCGAGTTGTCACCCGCACCGACCGTGAGCAGATCGAGCTTGCCGTCCGCATTCCAGTCGGTGGCGCGACAGAAGGTCGGAAACTCCCCTGAGGAAAGCGGCAGCAGCGATGCGTACGAGCCGTCGCCGCGCGAGGTCAGCACGAGAATCTGTCCCTGAACTGTGGCGAGCGCGACGTCCAGGAGTTCGTCGGAATTGAAATCGCCCCCCGCAGCGCACGCCGGAGGCTGGAACGTGATCACGCCGTTCCCCGGTCGCAAACTGCCGGTCCCGTCCCCGATGAAGACGGAGAGGGTCCCACGATTCACCGTGACGAGATCGGCCTTCGAATCACCGTCCACGTCACCGATCAACGCGGTCACGGGGCTCACGCCGACAGGGAAAAGCGACGGGGGCCCGAACGTTCCGTCGCCCTGTCCCAACAGGACGGAGACGCTCCCGTTCGCGCAGGAGGAGTCCGCGCAACCCTGCAACAGCACCAGGTCGGTGTGCGCGTCGGAGTCGAGATTTCCCGCAACGAGGGCGGCGGGCATCCGGTCGGCGGCGATCAGATTCACCGGATCAAAAGTCCCGTCCCCCCGGCCCTGAAGGATCGCGACGACCGGTGCGTTCGACACCATGTTGCTCACCGCCAGGTCGGGCCTGCCGTCACCATTGAAATCGGCGGATGTCTGAACGGCGGATAGGGTTGCGAGAGCGACTGGAGGGCGCGAGGTGAACGAGCCGTCGCCGTTTCCGAGAAAGATCAGGACCTGGCCGAAAGTGAAGGACTGGTCCAGGCTGAGCACGGCGAGATCGGGCACGCCGTCCCCATTGAAATCAGCGGTGAGCGTGGCGCTCGGGCGGGTGATCCCCTCGAGGACCGGGTTCGCGAAGAGCCCGGTTCCCTGGCCACCGGCCGAGGACCCTCGAGGGGAAGTGAACAATGCCAGCGAAAGGCAAAGTGCCGCCAAGGCCGGCCTACGGAGCCTGGGTCCCATGAGTCCTCCGCTCTGCGGGGCACTGCCGCGCGGGCTTTATTCCTCGGGAGCAATGATTCAGGATGACCTGGAGGGAATCTACCCCGTTTCCGGTCCGCTGCAAAGGGAAATCAGATTGGCCTGCCCTTGACCTTCCGGAATGGCAGCGGCTAGGCTCCGGCGCGGACGTGGAGGCGCGTGGCGTGGAAGCGAAGGATCGGACGGTCAGAGTCTGGGGAGCGTCGCCGGCCGGGGCGATCTATGCCGGCGGGGCCGAGCCGGGGACGCGGGAGTTTTTCGAGACGGCGCGGCGGCGCCGGAACGATTACGAGATTCCGTGGCTGGCGGAGCTGGTGCCGTTCGGCGCCACAGCCGGGCGGGACGTCCTGGAGATCGGCTGCGGCGCCGGCTTCGACGCCTACGATTTCTGCAAGGCGGGGGCGCGCTACACCGGGATCGACATCACCCCCGAGAACCCGCGGCGGACGCGGGCGCACCTGGCTCTCTACGGACTGAAGCCGAGGGTCGCGCGGGCCGATGCGGAAGACCTGCCGTTCGGCGCCGACGGCTTCGACGTGGCGTTCTCGAACGGGGTGCTGCACCACACGCCCGACATCGCGAAGAGCCTGCGCGAGCAGCACAGGGTCCTGAGGAGCGGGGGGGAGATCTGGGTCATCCTGTACCACAGGAACTCGGTCTACTACTGGTTCACGCTATTCCTCGTGGAGCACCTGCTCTATCGCGGCTACAGAACGCGGAGCTTCCGGGAGCGTCTGTCGATGATCGAGTTCACCACGAGCGATGCCCGCCCGCTGGTCAACGTCTACAGCCGGGGGGAAGTAAAAAGACTGCTGCGGGACGCCGGCTTCGCGGTCGAGTCGCTCCGGGTGAGAAAGCTCGTGGTCGAGGACCTGCCGGGCCTGCCGCTCGTGGGAAGGCTCTGGAGGCACGTCCCGCGATCGTGGCTCGACGCGCTCGGAACGCTGTTCGGCTGGTACGTCATCGCTCGGGGGCGGCGGCCGTGATGCCCGAGGCGAAGAGGGTCCACACCAGGGCGGCCGGAAGCAGGTAGCGCCCCTCGAGGTGCAGAAGGACGGCCGTAGAAATGAAGGCCGCTGCGACGCCGAGAGTCGGCAGGAGATCCCGCCAGCGCCGCTGGTGCATCCACAGGGATAGGCACGCCATGCCGAGCAGGAGCGGGCCCCACAGCCGCTGCAACGCTTTCACCGCGGCCGCCAGCGGCTCGGCGGCGGCGTAGGCGAGCGGGCCTCCGCCCGTGCGGGCGCGGAACTCGGCGAGACTGTGGCCGGGTCGCTCCGCGGAAGGGATCCCCCAGCGAGCGTCGGGCATCAGGAGGCCGCGGAGCAGCCTGTGCACCGCGAGCCGGACGAGAAAACCGGGCCGGGTCCTCAGGACCTCGAGCACGTGCGGACGGATCAGATCGTCGTACTCGGGCGAGGCGTAGGCGATCTCCGGATGGCCGGCGGTCATCGCGGCGTAGGTCGCCCGGTCGTCCAGGACGGCGCCGAAGTCGTTGCCGATCTCCCCGAACCCCTCCCAC
This region includes:
- a CDS encoding class I SAM-dependent methyltransferase, with the protein product MEAKDRTVRVWGASPAGAIYAGGAEPGTREFFETARRRRNDYEIPWLAELVPFGATAGRDVLEIGCGAGFDAYDFCKAGARYTGIDITPENPRRTRAHLALYGLKPRVARADAEDLPFGADGFDVAFSNGVLHHTPDIAKSLREQHRVLRSGGEIWVILYHRNSVYYWFTLFLVEHLLYRGYRTRSFRERLSMIEFTTSDARPLVNVYSRGEVKRLLRDAGFAVESLRVRKLVVEDLPGLPLVGRLWRHVPRSWLDALGTLFGWYVIARGRRP